The following proteins are encoded in a genomic region of Sorangiineae bacterium MSr12523:
- a CDS encoding type I polyketide synthase, with the protein MSQRNETEEKLRAYLKQAMNELRDTHQRLRIAEEKWREPIAIVAMSCRYPGGVRSPESLWQLVCDGRDAISTFPENRGWDLEGLYDPDPEMLGKSYAREGGFLHDADLFDPAFFGISPRETLAIDPQQRLLLEISWEALERAGIDPSSLHGSLAGVFVGIMYSDYGARFCLQAPPGDLEGYVGIGSSPAIAAGRIAYTFGLQGPTVTIDTACSSSLVAIHLASEALRKGECSLALAGGVTVMATPMAFVAFSRQRGLAPDGRCKSFSAEADGVAWAEGAGMLLLERLSDARRNGHPILGMLRGSAVNQDGKSQGLTAPNGPAQERVILHALESARLSPEDVDAIEAHGTGTNLGDPIEARALFATYGQAHSKDNPIWLGSLKSNIGHTQAAAGVGGVIKMVLAMQHGVLPKTLHAENPSPHIDWSPETVRLLNEPVPWSPRPGNGRPRRAGISSFGVSGTNAHVILEEAPSLPAPAPAPAPAPVPAIPLLLSGKSEEALRAQAAHLRDHLAAHPELEMVDVAHSLATTRTHFEHRAVVVGAERGEWMEALEALGQGQASPRAVVGRSRGGGKLVFVFPGQGSQWAAMAESLLETSQVFREQMEACERALSAHVEWNLSSVLRGDPAMLERVDVVQPVLFSMMVSLAALWRSMGVEPDAVVGHSQGEIAAAYVAGALSLEDAAKVVALRSLALRKMAGRGAMAAVELGAEGIEKYLASYGHRLSMAANNSPNAVLVSGEPEAIDALLEELRVAEVFARKVRVNYASHCAQMEGLEEELVGALSEIEGCPTRIPLYSTVTGGVIDGEELNGTYWYRNVREVVRFADVTKKLLAEGYAGFVEVSPHPVLTLALHETLESVGVPATVVGTLRRDEGDIGRFLLSLGELHSRGHRVDWKALLEPSRPRRIELPTYAFQRERFWLDAPKGERTDVASAGLGSADHPLLGAAVALADTDGYLFTGRWSLSEQPWLSGHAVFGSVIVPGTAFVELALVAAHRVGLEQVEELTLEVPLALPPRGAVLIQVSVGAAEESGRRALNLYARSEVAGEGSAWTRHATGTISPAAEVEAFDLRAWPPPGANAVNLEGHYARLAEAGYGYGPAFQGLRAAWTRQGELFAEVELPEDTAKDAERFGLHPALLDAALHTLALDVGREPSASELPFSWSGVSLRAVGASRLRVRIDRNEETNTVSLAVADARGEPVARVEALSRRPVSPEQLRGALAPQDDSLLRVEWSAPPSSAALKVARGKPRSSGSQGAFEHWALLGPDDGGLASAFQGSSRRLERYADLAALKDALEHGAAPPDVVVGVFIAAEDAADVIPAAHEATCRALGLLQDWLADERLASRRLLVLTQGAVATRADEEVPDLVHAALWGLVRTAQAENPDLPILLADVDGSAASRRALLEALDEGEAQIALRDGQRLVPRLSRCTSEVACTEPGFGREGAVLITGGTGTLGALLARHLVLKHGVKHLVLTSRRGARAEGAEALKRELESAGASVKIAACDASDRGALEELLATAFVEHPLSAVIHAAGVLDDGVLTSLDAARMRSVLRAKLDAAYHLHELTQGLELTAFVLFASLSGVLGNPGQGNYAAANAFLDALAHHRKARGLASLSLDWGFWASKTGLTAHLTEADLRRMARGGVRPLSPEEGLALFDASLARADAALVPARFDAAILRARGDTLPPLLRGLVRVRASRPAAANTEATPSLEQRLLGLSIAERERVVLDLVRAEVTRGLGMASPGALDVHRPLQELGLDSLMAVELRNRLGRSVGMKLPATLVFNHPTPAALAKYLLAEVLEIRTPAASPSNFDSNGSDEKNHAANAGAISAMSTDELIRLALDNAMDMGDSDDERVLYE; encoded by the coding sequence ATGAGCCAACGCAACGAGACGGAGGAGAAGCTCCGCGCGTACCTCAAACAAGCCATGAACGAGCTTCGCGATACGCACCAGCGGTTGCGCATCGCCGAAGAAAAATGGCGCGAGCCCATCGCCATCGTGGCCATGAGCTGTCGCTACCCGGGTGGCGTGCGCTCCCCCGAAAGCCTCTGGCAACTGGTGTGCGATGGCCGTGATGCGATATCCACCTTCCCCGAAAATCGCGGTTGGGATCTCGAAGGCCTCTACGATCCCGACCCGGAGATGCTTGGCAAGAGCTATGCGCGCGAAGGTGGCTTTCTCCACGACGCCGACCTCTTCGATCCGGCCTTCTTCGGCATCAGCCCTCGCGAGACGCTCGCCATCGATCCTCAGCAGCGCCTCTTGCTCGAAATCTCTTGGGAAGCGCTCGAACGCGCGGGCATCGATCCTTCCTCTCTCCACGGTTCGCTCGCGGGCGTCTTCGTCGGCATCATGTACAGCGACTACGGCGCACGGTTTTGTCTGCAGGCACCCCCGGGCGATCTCGAAGGCTACGTTGGCATCGGCAGCTCGCCGGCCATCGCGGCGGGGCGCATTGCCTACACGTTCGGACTGCAAGGTCCGACGGTCACCATCGATACGGCGTGCAGCTCGTCGCTCGTTGCCATTCACCTCGCCAGCGAGGCTTTGCGCAAGGGCGAATGCTCCCTCGCGCTCGCGGGCGGCGTCACCGTCATGGCCACCCCGATGGCCTTCGTCGCCTTCAGCCGCCAGCGCGGGCTTGCGCCCGATGGGCGTTGCAAATCGTTCTCCGCCGAGGCCGACGGCGTGGCATGGGCCGAAGGTGCCGGCATGCTCTTGCTCGAGCGCCTCTCCGACGCCAGGCGAAACGGGCATCCCATTCTGGGCATGTTGCGGGGCTCGGCGGTGAATCAAGATGGCAAGAGCCAAGGCCTGACGGCACCAAACGGACCTGCGCAAGAGCGCGTTATTCTTCACGCGCTCGAAAGCGCGCGGCTTTCGCCCGAAGACGTCGATGCGATCGAGGCCCACGGGACCGGCACCAACTTGGGCGATCCCATCGAAGCCCGTGCCCTTTTTGCGACGTATGGACAAGCCCATTCGAAGGACAACCCCATTTGGCTGGGGAGTCTGAAGTCCAATATTGGTCACACGCAAGCGGCGGCCGGGGTGGGCGGCGTCATCAAGATGGTGTTGGCCATGCAGCATGGCGTGTTGCCCAAAACGCTGCATGCGGAAAATCCGTCGCCCCACATCGATTGGTCGCCGGAGACCGTCCGCCTTTTGAACGAGCCCGTTCCCTGGTCTCCGCGGCCTGGTAATGGTCGTCCGCGGCGCGCTGGAATTTCCTCGTTTGGTGTGTCGGGCACCAACGCCCATGTCATCCTGGAGGAAGCGCCGTCTCTTCCCGCTCCCGCTCCCGCTCCCGCACCCGCTCCCGTTCCCGCTATCCCGCTGCTCCTGTCGGGCAAAAGCGAGGAGGCGCTGCGCGCGCAGGCCGCGCATCTGCGTGACCACCTGGCGGCGCACCCGGAGCTCGAGATGGTGGATGTCGCGCATTCTTTGGCGACGACGCGCACACACTTCGAGCATCGCGCCGTCGTCGTGGGTGCGGAGCGGGGCGAGTGGATGGAGGCTCTGGAGGCCCTCGGTCAAGGGCAGGCTTCGCCGCGTGCCGTCGTGGGTCGAAGCCGCGGAGGCGGCAAACTCGTTTTCGTCTTTCCGGGGCAAGGCTCGCAATGGGCGGCGATGGCCGAGTCGCTGCTGGAGACGTCGCAGGTCTTTCGCGAGCAGATGGAGGCGTGCGAGCGCGCATTGTCGGCACACGTGGAGTGGAACCTCTCGTCGGTGCTGCGGGGCGACCCCGCGATGCTGGAGCGCGTGGACGTGGTGCAGCCCGTGCTCTTCTCGATGATGGTCTCGCTGGCCGCGTTGTGGCGCTCGATGGGCGTCGAGCCCGATGCCGTGGTGGGACACAGCCAGGGGGAGATTGCCGCGGCGTACGTGGCAGGCGCATTGAGCTTGGAAGACGCGGCAAAAGTGGTCGCATTGCGAAGCTTGGCGCTGCGGAAAATGGCCGGGCGAGGCGCCATGGCCGCAGTGGAGTTGGGCGCCGAGGGCATCGAGAAATACCTGGCGTCGTATGGCCATCGGCTGTCGATGGCGGCGAACAACAGCCCGAACGCGGTGCTGGTGTCGGGCGAGCCGGAAGCCATCGACGCACTGCTCGAAGAGCTGCGTGTCGCCGAGGTGTTCGCGCGCAAGGTTCGCGTGAATTACGCGTCGCACTGCGCGCAGATGGAAGGCCTCGAAGAGGAGCTGGTCGGCGCATTGTCGGAAATCGAAGGGTGCCCGACGCGCATCCCTCTCTATTCGACGGTGACGGGAGGCGTGATCGACGGGGAAGAATTGAACGGGACGTACTGGTATCGCAACGTGCGCGAGGTCGTGCGATTTGCCGACGTGACGAAGAAGCTCCTTGCGGAGGGATACGCCGGATTCGTGGAAGTGAGTCCGCACCCCGTGCTGACATTGGCGCTCCACGAGACACTGGAAAGCGTGGGCGTGCCGGCGACGGTGGTGGGCACGCTTCGTCGCGATGAAGGGGACATCGGGCGGTTTCTGCTTTCGCTGGGAGAGCTGCACTCGCGTGGCCATCGCGTGGACTGGAAGGCGCTTCTCGAGCCTTCACGGCCCCGGCGCATCGAGCTGCCGACGTACGCCTTCCAGCGGGAACGATTCTGGCTCGACGCCCCGAAGGGTGAGCGCACCGACGTGGCATCGGCGGGACTTGGCTCCGCGGATCACCCGCTGCTCGGAGCCGCCGTGGCGCTGGCCGACACGGATGGATATCTGTTCACGGGTCGATGGTCGCTGTCGGAGCAGCCGTGGCTTTCGGGGCACGCGGTCTTTGGATCCGTGATCGTCCCGGGGACGGCGTTCGTGGAGCTCGCCTTGGTCGCGGCGCATCGGGTTGGACTCGAGCAGGTCGAAGAGTTGACCTTGGAGGTGCCGCTCGCGCTGCCGCCACGAGGTGCGGTGTTGATTCAAGTGTCGGTGGGAGCTGCGGAGGAATCGGGACGAAGAGCGCTGAACCTGTACGCGCGCTCGGAGGTCGCAGGAGAAGGCAGCGCATGGACGCGGCATGCGACAGGAACGATAAGCCCGGCCGCGGAGGTGGAAGCATTCGACCTGAGAGCATGGCCCCCGCCGGGCGCGAACGCGGTGAATCTGGAAGGGCACTACGCGCGGCTGGCCGAGGCCGGGTACGGCTATGGGCCCGCATTTCAAGGGCTGCGCGCCGCGTGGACGCGCCAGGGAGAGCTCTTCGCGGAGGTGGAGTTGCCCGAGGACACCGCAAAGGACGCGGAGCGGTTCGGTCTGCATCCGGCGCTTCTGGACGCCGCGCTGCACACGCTCGCCCTCGACGTCGGTCGAGAGCCATCGGCCTCCGAGCTGCCCTTCTCGTGGAGCGGTGTATCGCTGCGCGCGGTGGGGGCATCCAGGCTGCGTGTGCGCATCGATCGCAACGAGGAAACGAACACGGTCTCGCTCGCCGTCGCCGATGCCCGGGGCGAGCCGGTGGCGCGGGTCGAGGCGCTTAGCCGCCGGCCGGTGTCGCCCGAGCAGTTGCGCGGCGCCCTCGCACCGCAAGACGATTCGCTGTTGCGCGTGGAGTGGAGCGCGCCGCCCAGCTCGGCTGCGTTGAAAGTCGCCCGCGGCAAGCCGCGGAGCTCCGGCTCGCAAGGAGCATTCGAACATTGGGCGCTGCTCGGGCCCGACGACGGTGGGCTCGCGTCCGCATTCCAGGGGAGCTCGCGGCGACTGGAGCGCTATGCCGATCTCGCGGCGCTCAAAGACGCGCTCGAGCACGGTGCCGCGCCGCCCGACGTGGTGGTCGGCGTGTTCATCGCAGCTGAAGATGCGGCGGACGTCATTCCAGCAGCCCATGAAGCCACGTGCCGCGCGCTGGGGCTTTTGCAGGATTGGCTTGCCGACGAGAGGCTCGCATCCCGTCGGCTGTTGGTGCTCACGCAAGGTGCCGTGGCGACACGAGCCGACGAAGAGGTTCCCGATCTCGTCCACGCCGCGCTCTGGGGGTTGGTCCGTACGGCGCAAGCCGAGAACCCCGACCTTCCTATCTTGCTCGCCGACGTGGACGGCTCCGCGGCCTCGCGCCGGGCGCTCTTGGAGGCGCTCGACGAGGGCGAGGCGCAAATCGCTCTTCGCGACGGACAACGCCTCGTTCCGAGACTCTCACGATGCACCTCCGAGGTCGCGTGCACCGAGCCGGGGTTCGGGCGCGAAGGTGCGGTGCTCATCACGGGTGGCACCGGGACGCTGGGCGCGCTGCTGGCGCGGCATCTGGTTCTAAAGCACGGAGTCAAACACCTGGTACTCACCTCGCGACGGGGAGCTCGGGCGGAAGGCGCCGAGGCGCTGAAGCGCGAGCTGGAGAGCGCGGGAGCAAGCGTGAAGATCGCGGCGTGCGATGCCAGCGATCGTGGCGCACTCGAAGAGCTCTTGGCGACGGCCTTTGTCGAGCACCCGTTGAGTGCGGTGATTCATGCCGCCGGTGTGCTGGACGATGGCGTGCTGACTTCGCTCGACGCCGCGCGAATGCGGTCCGTTCTGCGTGCCAAGCTCGATGCCGCGTACCATCTGCACGAACTGACGCAGGGGCTCGAGCTGACGGCGTTCGTCCTATTTGCGTCGCTCTCGGGTGTGCTCGGCAACCCCGGGCAAGGCAACTATGCCGCTGCCAATGCCTTTCTGGACGCGCTGGCGCATCATCGTAAGGCGCGGGGGCTGGCGAGTCTCTCGCTCGACTGGGGCTTTTGGGCTTCGAAGACCGGATTGACCGCGCACCTGACCGAGGCCGACCTGCGGCGGATGGCGCGCGGTGGCGTGCGCCCGCTCTCACCCGAAGAGGGACTGGCCCTCTTCGATGCATCGCTCGCACGGGCGGACGCTGCGCTCGTTCCTGCGCGCTTCGACGCGGCCATTCTGCGCGCACGGGGGGACACCTTGCCTCCTCTGCTCCGAGGGCTCGTTCGCGTCCGAGCCTCGCGACCCGCCGCGGCGAACACGGAGGCCACCCCTTCGCTCGAGCAACGGCTGCTCGGGTTGTCGATCGCCGAACGCGAGCGCGTGGTGCTCGATTTGGTGCGCGCGGAGGTGACGAGGGGACTCGGTATGGCATCGCCGGGCGCCCTCGATGTTCATCGTCCACTCCAGGAGCTTGGTCTCGATTCGCTGATGGCGGTCGAACTCCGAAATCGACTTGGCCGGAGCGTGGGGAT